A portion of the Acidihalobacter yilgarnensis genome contains these proteins:
- the flgH gene encoding flagellar basal body L-ring protein FlgH gives MNAQAVGYVLRMAALFATLGLLGGCAALQTGPMRGNNPDFTAVMPPPPKPASQNNGAIYQSANSVPLFEDQRARHVGDILTVILNESTNANKSADTATSRDTSINVSAPTVLGAGVTYNGKSLLSAGLASKNAFAGKGSSTQSNQLSGTISVTVAQVLSNGNLIVQGEKWIALNQGREYVRFRGIVRSADITPLDTVLSTQVANAEIAYGGRGVLNDANREGWLAKFFNAWWPL, from the coding sequence ATGAACGCGCAAGCAGTGGGATATGTCCTCAGGATGGCAGCGTTATTCGCGACGCTCGGCCTGCTCGGCGGCTGCGCCGCGCTTCAGACGGGCCCCATGCGTGGCAACAATCCGGATTTCACTGCGGTGATGCCGCCGCCGCCGAAGCCGGCTTCTCAGAACAACGGCGCGATCTACCAGAGCGCGAACAGCGTACCGTTATTCGAGGATCAGCGCGCCCGCCACGTCGGCGATATCCTGACGGTCATCCTCAACGAGAGCACCAACGCCAACAAGTCAGCAGATACCGCGACTTCTCGCGACACCAGCATCAATGTCTCCGCGCCGACGGTGCTCGGGGCCGGCGTCACCTACAACGGCAAGTCTCTGCTCAGCGCCGGCCTCGCCAGCAAGAACGCCTTCGCCGGCAAGGGCAGCAGCACGCAGAGCAACCAGCTGAGTGGCACCATCTCGGTGACCGTTGCCCAGGTGCTCTCCAACGGCAATCTGATCGTGCAGGGTGAAAAATGGATCGCGCTGAACCAGGGACGAGAGTACGTGCGTTTTCGCGGTATTGTGCGCTCCGCCGACATTACGCCGCTGGACACCGTGCTATCGACCCAGGTCGCCAACGCCGAAATCGCCTATGGCGGGCGCGGCGTGCTCAATGACGCCAACCGAGAGGGTTGGTTGGCGAAATTCTTCAATGCTTGGTGGCCACTGTGA
- the flgB gene encoding flagellar basal body rod protein FlgB: MPFSIDQALGSFPQALQLEAQRAELLASNIANADTPGYKARDIDFKAALASVSGHGGNLALVRTSPQHMEPASGSVSAPVLYQVPLQPSLDGNTVNLQYNQAAFGENALRYQATLAFLTGRITGLKNAIMGT, translated from the coding sequence ATGCCATTTTCGATCGATCAGGCGCTGGGCTCATTTCCGCAGGCCCTACAGCTCGAGGCGCAGCGCGCCGAGCTGTTGGCCTCGAATATCGCCAACGCCGATACCCCTGGATACAAGGCACGCGACATTGATTTCAAGGCCGCATTGGCCTCTGTGAGCGGGCATGGCGGCAATCTGGCGTTGGTGCGGACCAGTCCGCAGCATATGGAACCCGCATCAGGGAGTGTCAGCGCGCCAGTGCTGTACCAGGTGCCACTGCAGCCGTCTCTGGATGGAAACACCGTCAATCTTCAGTACAACCAGGCGGCATTTGGTGAGAATGCCTTGCGCTACCAGGCCACGCTGGCCTTTCTGACTGGGCGAATCACGGGGCTCAAGAACGCGATCATGGGGACCTGA
- a CDS encoding flagellar hook assembly protein FlgD — MSTGAINSSFNPSVLAQLGLTGSTTSSSSATSGTGSSGSQLGQQAFLNLMVAELKNQDPTQPMSGQNMLAQLAQFSTVSGIQSMSTSFATLSKSLSTNQSLQAASLVGRTVLAPSSMAVLPASGSLQGSVDVTTPASQVSVGIYDTSGQLVKQMDLGTQAQGLANFSWDGTNMQGTPMPAGTYEVKAVGQVNGQSQGLGVLSPAQVSSVTLAQNGGPITLALSGGMGNVDLSQIRQIS; from the coding sequence ATGAGCACTGGCGCCATCAATTCGAGTTTTAACCCCAGCGTCCTCGCGCAGCTCGGCCTGACCGGCAGCACGACCTCTTCGTCGAGCGCGACCAGCGGAACGGGTTCGTCCGGCTCCCAGCTGGGTCAGCAGGCCTTCCTGAATCTGATGGTGGCCGAGCTCAAGAATCAGGATCCGACGCAACCGATGAGCGGACAGAACATGCTGGCACAGCTGGCGCAGTTCAGTACCGTTTCCGGTATCCAGAGCATGTCCACTTCCTTTGCCACGCTGTCGAAGTCGCTGTCGACCAACCAGTCATTGCAGGCGGCGAGCCTGGTGGGGCGGACGGTGTTGGCGCCCTCGTCGATGGCGGTGTTGCCCGCGAGTGGCTCGCTGCAGGGCTCCGTCGACGTTACCACGCCGGCATCTCAAGTGTCGGTCGGTATTTATGACACGAGTGGGCAATTGGTCAAGCAGATGGATCTCGGCACACAGGCCCAGGGGCTCGCGAATTTCAGTTGGGACGGTACGAATATGCAGGGTACGCCGATGCCGGCGGGGACTTATGAGGTCAAGGCTGTTGGTCAGGTCAATGGACAGAGCCAGGGACTCGGCGTGTTGTCGCCCGCACAGGTTTCCAGCGTCACCCTGGCGCAGAACGGTGGGCCGATTACGTTGGCGCTGTCGGGCGGTATGGGGAATGTCGATCTTTCGCAAATCCGACAGATCAGTTAA
- the flgG gene encoding flagellar basal-body rod protein FlgG, with protein sequence MNPALWIAKTGLDAQQTRMDVIANNLANVSTTGFKKGRASFEDLLYQNVRQPGAQSSQNTQLPSGLMLGTGVRINSTEKIFTQGNIVQTGNNLDLAIQGRGFFQITMPDGTVAYTRDGEFQLNSSGQVVTANGYPLQPGITVPPNTQSITIGTDGTVTATVAGSTTPTQIGTVQLADFINPAGLQAVGQNLYLQTAASGTAQSGTPGLNGLGSLQQGSLESSNVNTVESLVNMIECQRAYEINSKAIATTDQMLQYVNQTL encoded by the coding sequence ATGAATCCGGCCTTGTGGATAGCGAAAACCGGTTTGGATGCGCAACAGACGCGCATGGACGTGATCGCCAACAATCTGGCCAACGTCAGCACCACCGGCTTCAAGAAGGGGCGGGCCTCCTTCGAGGACCTGCTGTACCAGAACGTCCGTCAGCCGGGTGCGCAATCCTCACAGAACACGCAGCTGCCCTCCGGTTTGATGCTAGGCACCGGCGTTCGCATCAACTCGACTGAGAAAATATTCACCCAGGGCAATATCGTTCAGACCGGCAACAACCTCGATCTGGCGATACAGGGGCGCGGCTTCTTTCAGATCACGATGCCGGACGGCACGGTGGCTTACACGCGTGACGGCGAATTCCAGCTCAATAGCAGTGGGCAAGTAGTCACCGCCAACGGCTATCCGCTACAACCTGGCATCACCGTACCGCCCAACACTCAGTCGATCACCATCGGCACCGACGGCACGGTGACCGCGACCGTGGCCGGCAGTACCACACCCACCCAGATCGGCACGGTTCAGTTGGCGGACTTCATCAATCCGGCGGGTCTGCAGGCCGTCGGGCAGAATCTCTATTTGCAGACGGCCGCCAGCGGCACGGCCCAATCCGGCACGCCTGGCCTCAACGGTCTGGGGTCGCTGCAGCAGGGTTCGCTTGAAAGTTCGAACGTCAATACCGTGGAGTCGTTGGTGAACATGATCGAATGTCAGCGCGCCTATGAGATCAATTCCAAGGCGATCGCCACGACCGATCAGATGTTGCAGTACGTCAACCAGACACTGTGA
- the flgJ gene encoding flagellar assembly peptidoglycan hydrolase FlgJ, translating into MSALQATNIGALASNYTDFQGLAQLKAAAKTQSPQARQAAAKQFEAVFIEMMLKAMRAATPQHGLMDSSQTRLYQGLYDHQIAIDLAGHNALGLNKLIDQSLGGKPVTPSTSTPRTISTVPSVPSVPSVPSVPTVPPAHSAPSAGAGEAARPTVWPPATPGEFVRAVMPYARQAAAAIGVAPEVLVAQAALETGWGKQIPSGPDGRSSFNLFGIKAGTHWQGAQVNVPTMEFRGGVLQRDTASFRAYPSLAASFADYAHLISTQPRYRDALAQASNPAAYLDGLQSAGYATDPAYADKIKAILGGQHLMALDAGVKNGANGPLT; encoded by the coding sequence ATGAGCGCGCTTCAAGCCACCAATATTGGGGCCCTGGCCTCCAACTACACCGATTTTCAGGGGCTCGCTCAGCTCAAGGCGGCGGCAAAAACCCAAAGCCCGCAGGCACGCCAGGCCGCGGCCAAACAGTTTGAGGCCGTATTCATCGAGATGATGCTCAAGGCCATGCGCGCCGCGACGCCGCAACACGGGTTGATGGACAGCTCGCAAACGCGGCTGTACCAGGGACTATACGATCACCAGATTGCCATCGACCTGGCTGGTCACAATGCCCTCGGATTGAACAAGCTGATCGATCAATCCTTGGGCGGCAAGCCTGTAACCCCATCGACCTCGACGCCGCGAACCATATCGACGGTGCCGAGTGTGCCGAGTGTGCCGAGTGTGCCGAGTGTGCCGACGGTGCCGCCGGCACACTCGGCACCGTCGGCGGGTGCGGGCGAGGCTGCGCGGCCTACCGTCTGGCCGCCTGCCACGCCGGGCGAGTTCGTGCGGGCGGTCATGCCGTATGCGCGTCAGGCTGCGGCCGCTATCGGCGTGGCGCCGGAGGTGCTGGTCGCACAAGCGGCGCTGGAAACCGGTTGGGGCAAGCAAATACCCAGCGGACCGGATGGTCGTAGCAGCTTCAATCTGTTCGGTATCAAGGCAGGCACGCATTGGCAGGGCGCGCAGGTCAACGTGCCGACGATGGAGTTCCGCGGCGGAGTTTTACAACGTGACACGGCGTCGTTTCGCGCCTACCCGTCGCTCGCAGCCAGTTTTGCCGATTATGCGCATCTGATCTCCACGCAACCGCGTTACCGCGATGCCCTGGCGCAGGCGTCGAACCCCGCGGCCTATCTCGATGGTCTGCAGAGCGCCGGTTACGCCACCGACCCGGCCTACGCCGACAAGATCAAGGCCATTCTTGGTGGCCAGCATCTGATGGCGCTCGATGCGGGGGTCAAGAATGGCGCGAACGGGCCGCTAACCTGA
- the flgL gene encoding flagellar hook-associated protein FlgL, whose translation MSIRISTQQFSQAAISSMLSQEAQLSQTQQQLSTGRQILTPADNPAGAAQALNLQSAIDTNTQYQTNGNAATARLGLEQSTLQGVGNLLQSVRTLALQGNNGTQTDASRASIASQLSQNLQQLLAMGNTQDAGGSYIFSGSQTQTKPFTQNPNGSFSYFGDNAQRYLQIDANRQVAVNDAGSNVFMQIPSGNGSFTAVPGATNTGSGIIDPGTVTAATGYTGDTYQIQFTTATQFNVVDSTTGTTVLSNQAFQSGSTISFAGIQTSITGAPATGDQFTIAPSQSQSMFQTVQNMITALNTPSGGSAGSQARLHNVMNQSLSSLDQAMTNVINKQAGVGSRLNAITDQQQLQSNAKLQLQTAQSQIQDLNYASAISLYNQQLAGLQASQLTYQKVQSLSLFKYI comes from the coding sequence ATGAGCATACGCATCTCCACTCAGCAGTTCAGCCAAGCGGCGATCAGCTCAATGCTGAGTCAGGAAGCACAGCTTTCGCAGACGCAACAACAACTATCGACGGGCCGACAGATCCTGACCCCCGCCGACAACCCCGCCGGTGCGGCGCAGGCACTCAATCTGCAGAGTGCGATCGACACCAATACGCAGTACCAAACCAATGGCAACGCAGCCACCGCGCGTCTGGGTCTCGAACAGAGCACCCTGCAGGGCGTAGGGAATTTGCTGCAAAGCGTGAGAACACTGGCTTTGCAAGGGAACAACGGCACCCAGACCGACGCCAGTCGCGCCAGTATCGCCTCGCAGCTCAGTCAGAACCTCCAGCAGTTGCTCGCTATGGGCAACACCCAGGACGCAGGCGGTTCGTACATCTTCAGCGGCTCGCAAACGCAAACCAAACCCTTCACGCAGAATCCGAATGGCAGCTTCAGCTATTTTGGGGACAACGCGCAGCGTTATCTGCAGATCGATGCCAACCGGCAGGTGGCGGTCAACGATGCGGGATCCAATGTATTCATGCAGATCCCCAGCGGGAACGGTAGCTTCACTGCGGTTCCCGGTGCCACCAATACTGGCAGCGGCATCATCGATCCCGGTACCGTGACTGCGGCAACGGGCTATACCGGCGATACCTATCAAATTCAATTTACCACCGCCACGCAGTTTAACGTCGTCGATTCGACCACTGGGACGACGGTACTCAGCAATCAGGCCTTCCAGAGTGGCTCCACTATCAGTTTCGCCGGGATTCAGACATCGATCACCGGGGCGCCGGCCACCGGGGACCAGTTCACGATCGCGCCAAGTCAGTCACAGAGCATGTTCCAGACGGTTCAGAATATGATCACGGCCCTGAATACGCCAAGCGGCGGCAGTGCGGGGAGTCAGGCGCGACTGCACAACGTGATGAATCAGTCATTGAGCTCGCTCGATCAGGCGATGACTAATGTCATCAATAAGCAGGCGGGTGTGGGTTCGCGCCTGAACGCCATCACCGACCAGCAACAACTGCAATCCAATGCGAAGCTGCAGCTGCAAACCGCACAATCACAGATACAGGATCTCAACTATGCCAGCGCAATTAGCTTATATAACCAGCAGCTGGCGGGTTTGCAGGCCTCACAACTGACCTACCAGAAGGTGCAGAGTCTGTCGTTGTTTAAGTACATTTGA
- the flgC gene encoding flagellar basal body rod protein FlgC yields MSLYSIFNIAGSGLAAQSVRLNTIASNLANADDVASSEQAAYRARQPVFASTLFKAQGGDSAVGVRVTDIQESRAPIRREYAPGNPLADKQGYVYTTNVNTVEQMANMISASRSYQNNVNVLTTTQQLLLSTVQQLGK; encoded by the coding sequence ATGAGTCTGTACAGCATATTCAATATCGCGGGTTCCGGGCTTGCCGCGCAGAGCGTGCGCCTCAATACGATCGCCAGCAATCTCGCCAATGCCGACGACGTGGCGTCGAGCGAGCAAGCCGCCTACCGTGCGCGCCAGCCGGTCTTCGCCTCGACGCTGTTCAAGGCGCAGGGTGGCGACTCGGCGGTGGGTGTGCGCGTGACCGATATCCAGGAGAGTCGGGCGCCGATTCGCCGCGAGTACGCGCCAGGTAATCCTCTCGCCGACAAGCAGGGGTATGTCTACACCACCAACGTCAACACGGTCGAGCAGATGGCGAACATGATCTCGGCCTCGCGCAGTTACCAGAACAATGTGAACGTCCTGACCACAACCCAGCAACTGCTGCTGAGCACCGTACAGCAGCTTGGCAAGTAA
- the flgK gene encoding flagellar hook-associated protein FlgK, protein MATNILGVGTSALLAFQQALQTTSQNISNVNTPGYSRQRVDLSASLPQTGGNYYLGSGVQVTGVQRIFSGVVNAQVNNATSANARYQTYSQYSSQVDNLLANATAGLQPAVQNFFNAVQGVANAPSSIPARQTLLSQGGQLTARFNSLYSQINQTSSQINGQLTTEVNTVNQLATQIAQLNKQIVATTNSNPVGQPNDLLDQRDALLTQLSKSVNVSTVTQSDGSVNVMIGTGQALVVGTATTALGTAPTSGDPNQLNLVFKTSNGSIPVASGNVGGNIGGLLEARNQVVVPAENALGQLAIGVGQAFNAQQKLGVDLTGTLGQNFFNVPGPSVYAGSSNAAGSGSPSVTVSNVAQLTANDYQLSYSGSAWTLQVAGSNQPITMSGTGTAANPFVADGLSIVVPTTVSAGDTYSIQPTRYAARDITMAATDPRQIAAAAPVVSAASQTNTGTATITAPQVTASTVGNANLRNPVTITFNNPPTSYTLTDATTGTSVTQPYTTAGTTVSYNGWQATIGGTAKAGDTFTVSPSGPGDNGNALALAQIQQNKFMSGGTASVGDIYNQLVANVGNETQGAKSSATNQQTLLNQATSLQQSISGVNLDQQAANLVQYQQAYQASAKVITTANTLFQTLLNAV, encoded by the coding sequence ATGGCGACAAATATCCTCGGTGTAGGCACTTCGGCCCTGCTGGCCTTCCAGCAGGCATTGCAAACCACGAGTCAGAACATCAGCAACGTCAATACGCCTGGTTACAGCCGGCAACGCGTCGACTTAAGCGCGAGCCTGCCGCAAACCGGAGGAAATTATTATCTCGGCAGCGGCGTACAGGTTACCGGCGTGCAGCGGATATTCAGCGGTGTGGTCAACGCCCAGGTCAATAATGCCACCTCGGCCAACGCGCGCTACCAGACCTACAGTCAATACTCTTCCCAGGTCGACAACCTGCTGGCCAACGCTACCGCCGGTCTGCAGCCCGCGGTGCAGAACTTTTTCAACGCGGTACAAGGTGTCGCCAATGCGCCTTCATCGATCCCTGCGCGCCAGACCTTGCTGTCTCAGGGAGGGCAATTGACCGCACGTTTCAACAGCCTGTACAGCCAGATCAATCAAACCAGCAGCCAGATCAACGGTCAGTTGACGACCGAGGTCAACACGGTGAACCAGCTGGCGACACAGATCGCGCAGCTCAACAAGCAGATCGTGGCAACGACGAACAGCAATCCCGTCGGACAGCCCAATGATCTGCTCGATCAGCGCGATGCACTCCTCACTCAACTGTCGAAATCGGTGAACGTGAGCACCGTGACCCAGAGTGATGGCTCGGTGAACGTGATGATCGGCACCGGTCAGGCCCTGGTGGTTGGCACGGCGACTACGGCTTTGGGCACGGCCCCGACCAGTGGCGATCCGAATCAATTGAATCTGGTTTTCAAGACGTCAAATGGCAGTATTCCCGTTGCCAGCGGTAACGTTGGCGGTAATATCGGTGGCTTGCTTGAAGCGCGCAATCAGGTCGTGGTTCCAGCGGAAAACGCCCTTGGGCAGCTGGCCATCGGAGTTGGCCAGGCATTCAATGCGCAGCAGAAGCTGGGTGTGGACCTGACCGGCACACTTGGTCAGAATTTCTTCAACGTGCCTGGGCCGAGCGTCTATGCCGGTTCGAGTAATGCGGCCGGCAGCGGTTCGCCGTCGGTGACGGTCAGTAATGTCGCGCAGTTGACCGCTAACGACTATCAGCTCAGTTACAGCGGCAGTGCCTGGACCTTGCAGGTCGCCGGCAGCAATCAACCGATCACCATGAGCGGCACCGGCACGGCAGCCAATCCCTTCGTGGCCGATGGTCTGAGTATCGTGGTGCCCACCACGGTGAGCGCGGGCGATACCTATTCCATCCAGCCGACGCGCTATGCCGCCCGCGACATCACCATGGCGGCGACCGACCCGCGTCAGATCGCCGCCGCGGCGCCAGTGGTCAGCGCGGCCAGCCAGACCAATACCGGCACGGCGACCATTACCGCACCGCAAGTGACGGCGAGCACCGTGGGCAACGCCAATCTGCGCAATCCGGTGACGATCACCTTCAACAATCCCCCGACCAGCTACACGTTGACTGATGCGACCACCGGCACATCGGTGACTCAGCCGTACACCACCGCAGGTACGACGGTGAGTTATAACGGCTGGCAGGCGACCATTGGCGGTACGGCGAAGGCGGGTGATACGTTCACCGTTTCCCCCTCGGGTCCGGGCGACAACGGCAACGCGCTGGCTTTGGCGCAGATTCAGCAGAACAAGTTCATGAGTGGGGGTACGGCAAGCGTTGGCGACATCTACAATCAGCTGGTCGCCAATGTGGGCAATGAGACCCAGGGGGCGAAATCGAGCGCTACCAACCAGCAGACCTTGCTGAATCAGGCGACCTCGTTGCAGCAATCGATCTCCGGCGTGAATCTTGACCAGCAGGCTGCCAATCTGGTGCAGTACCAGCAGGCTTATCAAGCATCGGCCAAGGTGATCACCACGGCCAATACCCTGTTTCAGACACTGTTGAACGCGGTGTAA
- the flgE gene encoding flagellar hook protein FlgE gives MSFGTALTGLNAASEALNVTSNNIANAGTTGFKSSRAEFGDIYATAYNGISNKAVGTGVQLQAVTQQFSQGTLNNTGNTLDAAINGQGFFIFSNNGTQVYSRAGAMQVNQQGYVVNAQGQQLQVYAPINSQSANPTFNQGSLTNLQLATSAGPPQATSTLSASLNLNAAATDLGTGTINPANTASYTYSTPSTVYDSLGAPHTAIFYFRKDTTTPSTTTTPGNTTWQVLTQIDGTTVPSGGNPQSTLTFDANGNLVTPTNGQIAYGPYSPTNGAAAMNMTLNLTGSTMFGNTSSVNSLTQNGYTSGQLAGLNISNSGVISARYTNGQSQALGQIALANFTNPQGLQAVGNTAWAQSYASGSPILGAPGTGSLGQVQAGSLENSNVDEAKQLVDLITEQRNYQANAKVITTANTVTQTIINMT, from the coding sequence ATGTCATTTGGAACGGCACTGACGGGTTTGAATGCGGCGTCGGAGGCGCTTAACGTCACCTCCAACAATATTGCCAACGCAGGCACCACGGGTTTCAAGTCCTCGCGCGCCGAGTTCGGGGATATCTACGCCACGGCTTACAATGGCATCAGCAACAAGGCCGTCGGCACCGGCGTGCAGCTGCAAGCGGTGACCCAGCAGTTCAGCCAAGGTACGCTGAACAATACGGGTAACACGCTCGATGCGGCTATCAACGGTCAAGGTTTCTTCATCTTCAGCAATAACGGCACCCAGGTCTACAGCCGGGCGGGTGCCATGCAGGTCAACCAGCAGGGCTATGTCGTCAATGCGCAGGGGCAGCAGCTTCAGGTCTATGCGCCGATCAACTCGCAGTCGGCGAACCCGACCTTCAATCAGGGCAGTCTGACCAATCTGCAGTTGGCCACCAGCGCGGGCCCTCCGCAGGCAACGTCGACCTTGTCGGCCTCGCTCAACCTGAATGCAGCGGCGACCGATTTGGGCACGGGGACGATCAACCCGGCGAATACCGCGTCGTATACCTATTCCACGCCCTCCACGGTCTATGATTCGCTCGGCGCCCCGCATACCGCGATCTTTTATTTCCGCAAGGACACCACGACCCCTTCGACCACGACGACACCCGGCAATACGACCTGGCAGGTGTTGACCCAGATCGATGGCACGACGGTACCCAGCGGCGGCAATCCGCAATCGACGCTCACCTTCGACGCCAACGGCAACCTCGTGACCCCGACGAACGGGCAGATTGCCTACGGTCCCTATTCGCCGACCAATGGTGCCGCGGCGATGAATATGACGCTGAACCTGACCGGGAGCACGATGTTCGGCAACACCAGTAGCGTGAACAGCCTGACCCAGAATGGCTACACCTCTGGTCAGCTCGCCGGTCTCAATATCAGCAACTCGGGTGTGATTTCCGCACGCTACACCAACGGCCAGTCGCAGGCGCTGGGTCAGATTGCGCTGGCGAATTTCACCAACCCCCAGGGTTTGCAGGCGGTCGGTAACACCGCCTGGGCGCAGAGCTATGCCTCGGGTAGCCCCATTTTGGGCGCGCCGGGTACCGGTAGCCTGGGACAGGTTCAAGCGGGTTCGCTGGAGAACTCGAACGTTGACGAAGCCAAACAACTGGTCGACCTGATTACCGAACAGCGTAACTATCAGGCCAATGCCAAGGTGATCACCACGGCCAATACGGTGACCCAAACCATCATCAACATGACCTGA
- the flgF gene encoding flagellar basal-body rod protein FlgF: protein MDRMLYIAMSGAKEILLAQANTTNNLANANTVGFKRDLEAFKAVPVEGPGYASRVYTQTEGTGTDFTQGPLITTGRPLDVALNGPGWIAVQGPNGQEAYTRAGELKINANGLLTTSQGYPVIGNSGPIAVPPHDKLDIAHDGTITVLPSGQQPNALAVVDRIKLVNPPDANLVKGLDGLMHARNGQPLPASADVSLVSGALEGSNVNTVNAMVKMISLARQFEMQVKMMKTAENNDQASAQLIRLA, encoded by the coding sequence ATGGACCGCATGCTGTATATCGCCATGTCCGGCGCCAAGGAAATCCTCCTGGCCCAGGCGAACACGACCAACAACTTGGCCAATGCCAATACGGTTGGCTTCAAGCGCGATTTGGAGGCCTTCAAGGCTGTACCCGTCGAGGGGCCGGGCTATGCCAGTCGCGTGTATACGCAGACCGAGGGCACAGGCACGGACTTTACCCAGGGGCCGCTGATCACCACCGGACGGCCGCTGGATGTCGCACTCAACGGGCCCGGCTGGATCGCGGTGCAGGGACCCAATGGTCAGGAAGCCTATACGCGTGCCGGCGAGCTCAAGATCAATGCCAACGGACTACTCACGACCAGTCAAGGTTACCCGGTAATTGGCAATTCCGGCCCGATCGCGGTGCCGCCGCACGACAAGCTCGATATCGCGCATGACGGCACCATCACGGTACTGCCTTCTGGGCAGCAGCCGAACGCTTTGGCCGTGGTCGACCGCATCAAGCTGGTCAACCCGCCGGACGCGAATCTGGTCAAGGGCCTCGATGGGCTGATGCACGCGCGCAACGGCCAGCCATTACCCGCCAGTGCAGATGTGTCCCTCGTGTCTGGGGCTCTGGAGGGCAGCAACGTCAATACAGTCAACGCCATGGTCAAGATGATTTCGCTGGCGCGCCAGTTCGAGATGCAGGTGAAGATGATGAAGACCGCGGAAAACAACGATCAGGCCAGCGCCCAGCTGATACGCCTGGCTTGA
- a CDS encoding flagellar basal body P-ring protein FlgI gives MVGVARAELVRDLATLAGVRSNQLVGYGLVVGLDGTGDQTSQAPFTIQSIENMLTRFGVTLPSNVNPQLNNVAAVLVTANLPPFSKPGQDIDITVSSIGNAKSLRGGTLVMTPLHGANGQVYAMAQGNLVVGGYGAQGGSGSSVQVNVLSVGMVPNGATVERDVPTSFDRGNSITLDLNNPSYTTATRLAHAINEAMGPGTAEALDAASVRVNAPPDRGQRVAFVSYLENINIHPAAPPARVVVNARTGTVIIGSSVRVLPSAVAHGNLTVTISENPQVSQPNALSGGNTVVTPNSTVSAKQAKAHAFVFKPGVTLNSIVKAINRVGATPDDLIAILEALKRAGALRAQLVVI, from the coding sequence ATGGTCGGGGTCGCACGCGCGGAATTGGTGCGGGATCTCGCAACGCTGGCCGGGGTGCGCAGCAATCAACTCGTGGGTTATGGCCTGGTGGTCGGTCTCGACGGCACCGGCGACCAGACCAGTCAGGCGCCGTTTACCATCCAGAGTATCGAGAACATGCTCACGCGCTTCGGCGTGACCCTGCCCAGTAATGTGAACCCACAGCTGAACAATGTCGCCGCGGTATTGGTCACCGCGAATTTGCCGCCATTTTCCAAGCCGGGTCAGGATATTGATATCACCGTCTCCTCAATCGGCAATGCCAAGAGTCTGCGTGGCGGCACGCTGGTGATGACGCCTCTGCACGGCGCCAACGGGCAGGTCTATGCCATGGCACAGGGTAATCTGGTGGTCGGTGGCTACGGGGCGCAGGGTGGAAGCGGTTCCAGCGTGCAGGTCAATGTGCTCAGTGTCGGCATGGTGCCCAACGGCGCTACCGTCGAGCGCGATGTGCCTACGTCGTTCGATCGTGGCAACAGCATTACGCTGGATCTGAACAATCCGAGCTACACCACGGCCACCCGTCTTGCACACGCCATCAACGAGGCGATGGGACCGGGTACCGCAGAGGCCTTGGATGCCGCCTCAGTACGGGTCAATGCACCGCCAGACCGCGGTCAGCGGGTGGCCTTTGTGTCCTATCTTGAAAACATCAATATCCACCCGGCTGCGCCGCCGGCGCGTGTCGTGGTCAATGCGCGTACCGGTACGGTGATCATCGGCAGCAGCGTGCGTGTGCTGCCGTCTGCGGTCGCGCACGGCAATCTGACCGTGACGATCTCCGAGAATCCACAGGTCAGCCAGCCGAACGCGCTCTCCGGTGGTAACACGGTGGTGACGCCGAACTCGACCGTCAGTGCCAAGCAAGCCAAGGCACATGCCTTCGTGTTCAAGCCTGGCGTGACCCTCAATTCCATCGTCAAGGCGATCAATCGCGTGGGGGCCACGCCCGACGATCTGATCGCCATACTTGAGGCACTCAAGCGTGCCGGGGCCTTGCGTGCACAATTGGTGGTGATCTGA